The proteins below come from a single Colius striatus isolate bColStr4 unplaced genomic scaffold, bColStr4.1.hap1 scaffold_38, whole genome shotgun sequence genomic window:
- the LOC104563658 gene encoding death-associated protein kinase 2-like, protein MAEGAQAKLLAGEGLGTVPDSTQDTAGEGPRAAPSSVDELYELLEELGRGHFGVVRRCRELSTGTFYAAKLVQTRRRRGSRRGTQRAQAEREVAILRTLQHPNLMQLHDLFSSRAEMVLILELMSGGELFDYIAEKEMLSEEEAIEFLGQILRGVEYLHARHIAHFDLKPENIMLQEKNVPKPQIKIIDFGLAQHLEDGVTFKSLCGTPQYIAPEVINYEPLSSATDMWSIGVITYILLSGLSPFQGDTDAETLSNVVAGAYEFEERCFSQTSDMAKDFIRQLLLKEPGQRMTAAECLVHPWIKPLSRQQAANRSRSSINMKNFRKFNARRKWKLSYNMVSACNRLCRMRLLCGLRKEDEELRCCESDREEESSHPVTLLRRRRSSCS, encoded by the exons ATGGCTGAGGGTGCCCAGGCCAAGCtcctggctggggaggggctggggacTGTCCCTGACAGCACCCAG GACACAGCGGGTGAAGGGCCACGGGCCGCCCCCAGCAGCGTGGACGAGCTGTAcgagctgctggaggagctggggag AGGTCACTTTGGCGTGGTGAGGCGCTGCCGGGAGCTCAGCACCGGCACCTTCTACGCCGCCAAGCTGGTGCAGACGCGGCGGCGCCGGGGCAGCCGCCGGGGCACCCAGCGGGCACAGGCTGAGCGCGAGGTCGCCATCCTCCGCACGCTCCAGCACCCCAACCTCATGCAGCTCCACGACCTCTTCAGCAGCAGAGCCGAGATGGTGCTCATCCTGGagct GATGAGTGGTGGGGAGCTCTTTGATTACATTGCTGAGAAGGAGATGCTGTCGGAGGAGGAGGCCATCGAGTTCCTGGGACAGATCCTGCGTGGGGTGGAGTATCTGCACGCCCGCCACATCGCCCACTTCGACCTCAAG CCTGAGAACATCATGCTGCAGGAGAAGAATGTCCCCAAGCCCCAGATCAAGATCATTGACTTTGGGCTGGCCCAGCACCTGGAGGATGGTGTCACCTTCAAGAGCCTCTGTGGGACCCCGCAGTACATTG CTCCTGAAGTGATCAACTACGAGCCGCTGAGCTCCGCAACTGACATGTG GAGCATCGGGGTCATCACATACATCCT GCTCAGCGGCTTGTCCCCGTTTCAGGGTGACACAGATGCTGAGACCCTCTCCAACGTGGTGGCCGGTGCCTACGAGTTCGAGGAGCGTTGCTTCAGCCAGACCTCCGACATGGCCAAAGATTTCATccggcagctgctgctgaaggagccGGG gcagcGCATGACGGCGGCGGAGTGCCTCGTCCACCCGTGGATCAAG CCCCTGAGCCGGCAGCAGGCGGCCAACAGGAGCCGCTCGTCCATCAACATGAAAAACTTCCGCAAGTTCAACGCTCGGAGGAAGTGGAAG CTCTCCTACAACATGGTGTCCGCCTGCAACCGGCTCTGTCGCATgaggctgctctgtggcctgaGGAAGGAGGATGAGGAGCTG CGCTGCTGCGAGAGCGAtcgggaggaggagagcagccacCCCGTCACGCTGCTGCGCCGCCGGAGAAGCAGCTGCTCCTGA